One bacterium genomic window, GAGTTGGTTGACGAATGGATTATCGCTGATGTAGGCAACGCCCCAGTCGATCGGCGATATGCCGGTGCGGCCACGGATACCCAGGAAAACCAATGCAAAGGCTACAACAAACCAGATGATCTGTCTGATCCAACCGCGCCTGTTCGGCAGTGATTCTGTCTTTCGGAGGATCAGACCGATCACGATGTAGATCGCAACGGAGAGGATCATCCAGGCTGCAATTGATGGCCAGAAGAGTGGATCGGTGACGGTCACATGCCAGGTCGTTTTCCCACCTGTCGCTACGTACTGCAACGCCTGGAAATTGAGATGAGAATCGAAGTTTGAGTAGTAGCGAATGTCGGCAAGCAGAAGAAACAGAAAGAAGGAGAACGAAGTTGTCAGATACCAGTGGACGATTCTCCTGACCAGCTTCAGCCCTAAGTCAAGCCAGGGAGAGTGACCGCAGGAAGCAGCAATGCAAAGAGCACGATAACCGTATCAAATCGGAATCCGATCAAGAACGCCTGCGCCAGTTCTTCGATGGCGGGATGATTGGAGCGGTCGTTAAAGATCAGCACCATCGCCACGCGATAGAGGAAAAAAAGCGCTATCCCGAACAGGTAAACCAGCGCCAGCATGGCGATCGAGCGGGGAGGGGAGAAAAGTGCGTCGCGAGGAGCCGTTACATTCATAGCCGGAAATAACGGCTCCTCAGGCGAAATGCAAGTAGAAGAATTCTAACGTTCGTCTTCGAGAATGACCGCCGTGCCGTAAGCCAGCAACTCGGCGGTGCCGGCCATGATCATGGAAGTTTGAAATCGGGCCATGATTATGCCGTTCGCGCCCAATGCTTCGGCATCAGCCACCATGCGATCAAGCGCCTGCTCGCGCGATTCGGCCAGCAACTTGGTGTAATTGCTCACCTCACCGCCTATCATATTTTTCAGGAAGGCGAGTATATCTTGACCTACGTGCCGCGCCCTGACAGTATTCCCCTTGGCCAGACCCAGAACTTTGACTACCCGTTTCCCCGGGATTTCATTCGTGGTTACCACTATCACTTAATTACCTCCCGGTAGCGGTCGTTCTTATAAGCAAAGATCCGTTCGCGAATGACCGAGATGGTCAGCACGATCAGGCCGATCAACAGACCAGTCACGCCGATCTTGACGATCCACGAGATACGGGAGTCGGAGTAGAGAGTCCCCAGCATCTGAATTATCCCATAACTGGCCAGGAGGACCGCACTAACTGAGAAGAGGATCCAACCGATCCCTCGTTCCAGCTTATGGTAGAGGGATGACCAGTAGGTCTCCCAGACGGCATCCGGAAGGTCTGCATAGCGCACGGAGTCGGTCACCTTTTTCAACTTTCTGAACTGCTCAAGCTCCGCCCGGAGCTCCGGGTTGCGCTGCAGCTCATTTTCGAATTCCCGGCGTTCACTCGGGTCGAGTTCATCATCGAGGTACCCCGCCAGGAGTTTGTTCCAGCGTTCATCCATCGGTCTGCCTCATCAGGTTTGCCAGTTTTTTTCTGGCATAGTAGAGGCGGGACATGACTGTTCCGCGGGGTATCCCAAGAGTTGAGGCGATCTCATCATAGGACATCCCGCGAAAATGCTGCAGCGTGATGATCTCCCGATCATCAAAATCAAGTTGCATCAGCGCGGCGCGAAGTCTCTGGATCGTCTCCGCCTCGATTAACTGGTCCTCCGGCGTCGCAGCATCAGAGATCAAAAAGTCGGTCTCCTCAAGCGGCAGTGACCGCTTGGCGGCGACCTGCCGACGTTTCAGCCAGGTCTTGCTCAGGTTAGCGATGATCGCATGGAACCAGGGAAGAAACGGCTGCTTTTGGTCGTACGTATCGGCGGAGCGATAAACCCGCAGAAAGGCTTCCTGCGAAATGTCGTACGCATCCTCCCGGTTGCCAACCATACCGAGCGCAGTTCGAAAAGCCATCTTTTTATGCTTTTCGACCAATGCGGCCAGCGCTTTCTTGTCACCAGATTTGATGCTCATAACCAAAGTTGTGTCGTTATCAACACGTTCCATGCTGTTTACCTCGAATACTCGCAGTTAACGATGTTATTCAATCGATGCTACGAGTTTTTCGAATTAAGAGTTCATTAAATCGGTTGAAAATCGGAACACAAGAACAACCATATGTAATCTAAGGGGATAGCCATGAAACTGCAAGCTCTCCTGATAGTCGCCCTTACGGTGGTAGTCGTTGAGCCGGCTGTGGCAAGAGATAATCCGCTCGTCTCCACCTACTCAATTGTCGCCTGGGATTCCGCCACCGGCGAGTTTGGCGCCGCCGTCCAATCACACTATTTCAGGGTTGCCGATGTTATCTGGGCTGAACCCGGTGTTGGAGTGGTGGCCACGCAGTCATTCGTCGATTTCTCCTACGGCCCACTCGGGCTGGCACTGATGCGGAATGGGAAACCTGCCACCAAGGCGCTGGAGGGTCTTCTGGCGTCGGATTCCACCAATCAATCTCGCCAGGTCGCGATGATCGACCGGTTCGGACGAGTTGCGACTTACACCGGCCCTAAATGTATAGACGCTGCTGGCCATCATGTGGGCAAGGGTTACTCCTGTCAGGCGAATCTAATGCTCAAGGCGACTGTCTGGGATGCGATGGCACGCGCATTTGAAGAGACCAGCGGCTCATTGGCTGACCGGATGATGGCGGCGCTGGAGGCCGCCCAACGCGAGGGAGGGGATATTCGAGGAATGCAGTCGGCGGCGATTTTGGTAGTCAGCGGCAAACCGACCGGACAGATCTGGCGTGACCGGCTGATCGATCTTCGTGTTGATGACAGCCCCGAACCGCTGAAGGAGCTTCGACGACTGCTCGATCTCAACCGTGCCTATCGACGGGTCGACCGGGGGGATGAACTGGTGACAGAGGGGAAGATCGATGAAGCCGAGGTCGAGTATGCCGAGGCGGCTAAACTCGCTCCGGGGAATAACGAAATACTCTATTGGGAAGCGGTGACCCTGGTTGAGAACGGACGTATCGAGAAGGCGCTCCCAATCTTCAAACTGGTCTTTAAGGCGGACAGCGCCTGGCGCGAGTTGATCCCGCGACTGGTGAAGCCAGGATTGCTCAAGGACGACCCGACGACCATTGAGTTGATTCTGAAGCAGTAGCCAGACAAAAACAAGCGCGCCGTGGTTCTAACCAAAGGCGCGCTTACTGATCTGGTAGCGACTGATCGGCTACTTGAAGACGATCGGCAGACTGAGCGTGTCTGTTCCACGTTCAACTATCACCGTCGTGCTGTCCCCTTTGCTGAATTTCCCCAGCGCATTCATATAGGCGGACATATCATCGATCGTCAAATGCCCAAGCTTGATGATCACATCCCCTTTGAGTATACCGGCTCGTTCGGCGGGGCGGTCAGGGGAGACACCATCGACTTTCACCCCCTTTACCTGGGCGATGTAGTCAGGCATGATCCCTAGCGTCACCTTAAAAGCCGCCCGCTGTTTCCCTTCATCCGGATCCTTGGTTTTCTGGAAAGTCAGAGGCGCGTTGAGTGAGTCGAAATGCCAGGCGATGTCCGAAACGAATGAGACTACCTTGAATATCCCTTCATAGTCAATTTTATCCGGCGTGTCGCTCGGTTTATGATAATCGACATGCGCGCCGGTAAAGAAATGCAGGACCGGGATACTGTTGTTGTAGAATGCCGTGTGATCGGAAGGCCCTGTTCCCGGTTCGCGGAAGGCCATCTTGAGACCCTCACGAGTCATCTCTCTAAAGTAGGCGGCAAATTCAACGCTTGTACCAGTCCCAAAAACAGCCAAACCGGATTCCTGGTCTTTCAATCGCCCGATCATATCCATATTGAGCATCATGCGCGTTTTGGTCAGCTCGACTGTCGCGTTTTGTGCGTAATACGATGAACCAAGAATCCCGGCTTCTTCACCAGAGTACGCGGAGAAAAGCATGGAGTGATGTAACTGATCCTGACGCGACGCAAAGTATTTGGCAAGCTCCAGAAGTCCAGCGGTACCCGATGCGTTGTCATCAGCGCCGTAGTGAATCTTTTTCTCTTTCTCGGTATAGCGCGAGGCGGAATTCCCCCAACCCAGATGGTCGTAATGCGCACCGATCACGACTGTGGTATCGCTTTTGGCTGGTAAGTAACCCAGGACATTGTAGCCGGTATCTTTGACCGGGATCAGCTCAACTTCACCGCTGAGGGCGACAAGGAGCGGGTTGTTCAGTGGCTCTTCCATCTTCTCCATAGCTTTGTGCCGAAGTAGGACGATCGGGATATCTTTTGGAGTCACATGAGTGAGGCCCATGGAGCGAAGGGAATCATCTTCGCCCTCCGGCGTGATGAACACGATCGCGGCCGCCTTGCGATTGATGGCTGTCTGGATCTTGTCGTACAGACTGCTGTACTTGCTGAAATCGACGTGCGGGTTTATAGAGTCGGGTGGAGCGAAGCGTTTGATGACGACCGCTTTTCCTTCGACATTCAGCCCAGCGTAATCATTGTAGGAACTGTCTTCAGTGACAATTCCGTATCCAACAGGAACGGGTTCGCCAAAAGCGAATGTCATATTAGCGGACTGTGGGAGCGGGACCCACTCCTCGTTAATGGTCAGGCGGGCTTTGTTGAGGCTCAGTCTGTTTTTTGGTCCTTGGCTGATCTCTTTGACGAACTCAAATGGCTGGAGGTATCCATCGGTCCCCTTTGGTTCCAGTCCCGCCGCCTTGAACTGGGCGGCGATGTACTGTGCCGCTTTCCACTCACCCGGCTCGCCGACTTCGCGTCCTTCCAGAGAATCGGATGCCAGCACTTCTATATGCGCCTGAATCGAGGTGGGGGTGATGTCGTATGGTGTGGGGGCAGCCACCAGCGAGACGGAGGCTAAAACTGCCAACAGCAACAGAATGCGCGAGCCGTTCATGAACCAACCTTTCCTTGTTTGGCCGAAATTCGTGGTCTGAATATAGGTCTGCGAGGCCTGGTTGTCAGCCGCTTTTTGAACGGATAAGGTCCAAATTAGATTGCTTTCGGATGTCCCATTCCTATATTGCGGGCCAAGTTAAGAGAAAGGGAATTTAGCAGTATGTCAGATAGATTTTGTCCGCAGTGTGGCGCCAAATCGACGGGAGACGCGAAATTCTGTTCCGAATGTGGGACCCCGGTCTCTGCCTCGGCCAACAAGTCTGCCAAGCCCGGCGGCAAATCAACCGCCCCCAAGAGTGGCATGCGCGACCTGATCATTGTGGTCGGCGTCCTTGCGATCGTTGCCGTCGGCTATTTCCTGATCGTTGATCGCCCGGAACCGCCATCACCACAACCTCAGCAACAAGCGGCTCAACAGCCAATGCAGAATATTGATCCGCACGCCGAAGAAAACCTCTCCATGGCGATGCTGGATTCCCTGCCGAAAGACTACAATTCGCTTATTCAGACCGCTTATCACTATCATGACATGGGGAGCCAAACCCGCAATACCCAGAATTTCGCCATCGCGGCGGAGATCTATCGACGGGCACTGGCAATCGACTCATCCGATCCAAATGTCCGGGTCGACTACGGCGCGGTGTTGCACGGTATGGGACTCCCGCAGCGCTCTCTTGAAGAGTTTGGGAAAGTGCTCAAGACGTTGCCCCGTCATGGTGTCGCCAATTTCAACATGGGAATCGTGCATCACGATGTCGGCAACAGCGACTCGGCCAAGATCTATTTTAACCGCTACCTTGAATATGAGCCTAACGGTCCGGCATCCCAGGCGGCCCGCGATTTCCTGAAAGAGCTTGGCGGCTGATAAGGTTCTCATCTCCGCTCGTTTTTGATTTGTATACCGAGAGTATCTTTGCTTACTTTTCGGTATGTCCTCCCGTCTTGTAGATCATCCATTGGTCGGGCCGTTGCTCGAGTTTGCATTTCCGACACTTTGTCTCGGGTGCGGGGAACAGACCGATTCCACCATCCAGGTTTGCGACCGATGTTTTTCCGGGATCGACCGCTACACCGAACCATTCTGTCTGACCTGCAAACGCCAGTTGTTTGACCGTCCAGACTGCCCGGACTGTAAGAGCGATTCCTGGCTGCTTTTCCCGTACGGCAACTACGTTGATCCGCTGAAAGAGATCGTCATCAGCTTTAAGTTCCGCTCCTTGACCGGTGCCGCTGATTTTGCGGTTGAAGGGATCTGCGAACAGTTCTCCGAACGGATATTCTCGCTCGAGCCGACCTGGCTGGTCCCGATACCTCTGTATCCGATGCGTCAGTTGATCCGCGGCTATAATCAGGCGGAGATCCTGGCCGACAAGCTGGGGGAGAGACTCAATCTTCCAGTTGCATCCGATTTCCTCGTGCGGAAGAAACGTCGTCGCGAGCAGGCCAGACTTTCTGAACACGAACGGCCGGCCAATGTCCATGGCGTATTTGAGGCGATGGCTGATGCTGATCCCGGCGAACGGGTGATTTTGGTCGATGACGTCGTGACTTCCGGAGCCACGGTTGCCGAAGCGCGCCGGATCCTGATCGAGGCCGGCTTTGACGTCCCCGGCTGTATCTCTTTAGCGCACGGACTCTGAGCGTATGTTTGAGATCGCCGTCAATGATTTCCTGCAACATCTTCGTCTTGAACGGGGAGTCTCGGCCAATACTCTGATGGCCTACCGGAGGGATCTTCTCGGATTCCGCAAAGAGACCAACGCGACTGACCCGAGAGCGATCTCTGCTTCGATCATCACCGGATATTTCGGCAAGCTGAATGCCAAGGGGTCACGTCCGGCTACTCTGGCTCGGAAGATCTCAAGCCTAAAGCAATTCTTCGAATATCTCAAGGAGAGGAATATGGTGGCGGAGAACCCCGCCCAGGTATACAGCGCGCCAAAGATCGCGCGCTATCATCCCGATTATCTTTCCCCTCGTGAGATAGAGTCGATAATCAACGCGATCGATATTTCGACAGAGTCCGGAAAGCGCGACCGCGTCATTATCGAAATGTTGTATGGGAGCGGGCTACGACTATCAGAGCTCCAAAACCTGAAGATCGAGGATGTTGAGTTTGAGGCCGGTTTTGTTCGGGTGATGGGGAAGGGGAATAAGCAACGGCTGGTGCCGTTGGGGGAATACGCCAGGGTCGCCCTTTTGTCCTATCTTGAGGCTTCCGAAACCGGCAAGGCGGTAAGTCGCCCCCGGGTAATCGTTCTAAGTAAGTTAGGGAAGCCATGTTCCCGGGTCGGGCTCTGGAAGATCATCAAGCAGATGGTCCGGAAGGCCGGACTTGGCAAGCAGGTTACCCCCCATACTTTTCGCCATTCCTTTGCGACACATCTGATTGAGGGAGGGGCAGATCTGCGAGTAGTACAAGAAATGCTCGGACATGCCGATATATCTACGACAGAGATATATACCAGGCTGGACCGTGACTACATTATCGCCGAACATAGAAAATATCACCCTCGAGAACTGGCTGGTCCCCGAAATTCGGGAGCCAAAAAGTAAGCCGGTCTATCATTTCGCTGTCCGGCAGACCGGACTCAGCCTCGACTTCCATCTCCAGCAATTTTTTCGCGGTAGTCAGGTCTCGTTCCATTATTTCAGCCATTTTGAAACACTGACTGAGATCTCGCGCCATTTCCCGCTTTCGGCTATCATGATCGGCGGCAAGGGAGATTTCTACGAAGAGGTCCAGCTCGTTCACTCCATCAAACAGAACGTCTTCCTTTCGATCGTGCCGGTGATCCTGTTTCATCCCGATCCCGAGGTCAACTCCGTGGTGGCAGCTTTTGAAAACGGAGCCGAAGAATTCATTCATGGCGAGTGGATCGACCGGCTGGTCGAGGTTCGCATCCGCCGAGTGATCGAGCGCAGCCGTCGAGATATCGCGGTGAATCCGTCGACCCAGTTGCCGGGGACAGCAATCATTGAGCGCGAGATTCGGCACCATCTGGATATGCGGACCACCTTCGCGCTTTGTTATGCCGACCTGGATAATTTCAAAGCCTACAATGACTATTACGGATATCACAACGGCGACAAAGTGGTGAAGCTGACAGCCAGGATCCTTCGCGATGTCATCTTCGATATCTGCCGCGAGGGATTTGTCGGGCATATCGCCGGCGATGATTTCGTCTTTATCATTCCCAATGACCTGGTCGACACCGCCTGCCAATGGATCATAAAGACGTTTGATTCAGTCATCCCGTACCGCTATGAGTTGGTTGACCGGGAGCGCGGATTCATCACTACCCTGAATCGGAAAGGGCAGACGGAGGACTATCCATTGCTGACCATTTCGATCGCAGTGATTATCAATACTCAGGGGCAATTCCACCACTTGGGTGAGCTATCCAAGATGCTTGCTGACCTGAAAAAGGCGACGAAACAGCTCTCCGGCTCCAATTACTTGGTCGAACGCAGACAGAAGTACTAATACCCTCCGGTATTTCCTTTTTCATTGACAAGAAGGGCGATTTTGTTGATATTGAGTTAACAATTTCGCACTACTCGGGGAAATGTCAGTGCTATTCTCGCCCAAGGTTCCTATCTCCTGTGCATTGGCTTTGGCTGGGCTGCTTCTCAGTCTGTTCCTTCCTGTCTCCAGTTATTCCGACGACACACAGACTCCATCTGTATCATCCGAAGAGATCAAACTTCTACAACAGCGGGCTGAGCGTGAGGGGTGGACATTTACGGTTGGGGAGAATAGCGCGACCCGCCGCCCGGTAAGCCAATTGACCGGATTCATCTTCCCTGATTCTGAGATCCAAGCTCCGCTGACTGCGCCCGTGGTCGTTCCGAGTGCATTGCCTCTGCGATATGTCAGCATAATGCCACCGATTCGCGATCAATTGGGATGCGGGTCCTGTTGGGCCTTTGCGACAGTCGGCGCCGTCGAAGGGGCGATGATCAAGTATGACTCTACGCTCCAATCGACCATTGATCTGTCTGAGCAACACCTACTGGATTGTACGGAAAACACCTGTATCGGCGGGGCGGAGTCATTTCAGTATTTCACTGATGTTCGTGACTTCTGTGGAAGGACAGGCGCACTCGAAGAAGTGGATTACCCGTATGTCATTGGCGAGGGAGAGTGCAAATGGCAACTGCCTCGAAAGCACTGGCTGACAAGTTGGGGATGGGTATCGGGAAGTCCCGGGCTATTTGCCACTCCGGATCAGGTTAAAGCGGCAATTATGCAATATGGCGCAGTTACCTGTCTGGCAATGGCCAACGCGCAGTTTTTTGGCTATGATTCCGGTGTCTACAATTACTGTCCGTCCCAATGGGTTTTCCCCAATCATATGGTAGTCATTTACGGGTGGGACGATGACTATGATCCGGTCACGGTCGAGGGGCCTGCCAAAGACAACCCCATACCGGTCTGGTATGTGAGAAATTCGTGGGGAACAGAATGGGGGATCGACGGGATAATGGTGATCGATCAGCGATGCGGCAACGTGCTCGATTTTCGCTGTGCCTACGGTGTGTACAGCGGTCCCGATCCCGATTCCGATGCGGTCCTCAGCGGAATAGACAATTGCGCACTGACCCCAAATCCGGACCAGTCTGATTCGGATGGAGACCAATTTGGCGATGCATGCGATCTCTGTTCCCAGGTCGCTGACACATTTCATTCGGATTCCGATCTCGACGGGATCGGCAATAGTTGCGACAACTGTCCTACCCGGGCCAATGTTGATCAACTGGATACCGATGGTGATGATTTCGGCGATCTGTGTGACAATTGCCCGCAGATATTCAATACCGATCAAAGTAATGCAGATCATGATCGATTTGGGGATATCTGCGATGTCTGTCCCAACGACCCGGTAAACGACTACGATCATGACAGTATCTGCGGCGATATCGACAACTGTCCCTGGACCAAGAATATCGCACAAGAGGATCAGGACTTTGACGGTGTTGGCGACTCATGCGATATTTGCCTGATGGCGGCAAATCCCGATCAGGAAGACACAGATGGTGATGGGATGGGAGATTCCTGCGATGTCTGTCCATTCGACGAAAAGAATGACCCCGACCATGACGGGGTGTGCAATGATATTGACAACTGCTCGACAATCCCCAATCCAGAACAGGGTGACCTGGATGGCGATGGTATTGGCGACGTGTGCGAATTTGGTCCTGAGACGCTGGACAGTGTGAAGACGTCGCTCACTGGATTGCATGTCAGTAACATGGCCGAAGGAGGGCTGAATCACAACAGCGGTGGAGTGAATCTCGATTACGCGCATCATGGCGGGTGTGAGGAAGTGGGCTGGTTCTACGGGTACAGTGTTTACTTGGGTTATACCAGCCCTGTGGTAGGGTATTTAAAGGGAACGGATCCGATGATAGTTCTGGGCTTTCAGGGTCGGAAACTCGAAGGGGGAAATCCGACAGTCGGTACACAAACTACCGTGGACTGGGACCACTATCAGTCGGGTACTGTGGTAGTCAGGGACTCCACCGCTTGTATGGAATCCTCCTGGTGGGCTCCCAAGGACCAAGACACCAACAACTTCGTCATACAGGAGATCAAGTTTTACTCGTACGGCGGGAAGACCCTGAACGGGCTCTTGCTGGGCAGTGCTACCAAGTGGCAAGTACCCTCTGAATATATGACCGATCGAGTAAATGGGCACGATACTCTGCTTCAACTTGCATACTCGCGCGGCGGTGGTCTCGACACCATCAGTACCTGTTATCCATTCGCTGAACGATTCGGTGGAACCGCTTACCTTGGCATGCACCGCAATGACACCTGCGAATTCTCTAAAGGAATGCACCCATTCTCTGCGTTCGGGACCACTGACTTTGAAGGTCGCAAATTATTCAGTAATATGCTTATTCCAGGTTACCGAAGCGGCAGCACTCAATCTGACGGTTATATCACGGTATTTCGGTTCGATACGACTTCCAGTTTGGGCCCGGGTGATACGGTCAGCTACTATCTGGTTCATTCCACGGTGCGCCGAGGGACCATTGACAGTCTCAGGCAGAATGTACACAAGGCACGACGCTGGCTCTTCGACCACGTGATACGAGGGTGTTCATGTTGCCGCGATATGGTTGGGAATCTGAGTAACGACGGTGATGAGCGAATTGACCTGACCGACCTTTCCCTGCTTATCGGGTACATGACTGGGCAGGGGGTCGAGCTGCCATGTGCTGATGAAGCCAATTTGACGGCAGACCCACAGGGGACTATAGACTTGTCTGATCTCTCCTTCTTGATCGGCTACATGACCGGGACCGGTGTTCAACTCCGCAATTGTCCCTAACTGGAATAGTGAATTTCAAAGTGTTTGTGTCGATAGAAAAGCGGCGACCCGATTGGATCGCCGCTTTCATTTTATTCGAGTAACAGAAATGAATTACGTTTTCGATTTGGTCCCGCCCATAGCCATCCGATATAGTAGAACAGCCAGGCCGACATAAAGAACGATCGAGAGGATCGGCCCGAAGCTGGTGGTCAGAGAGGTCCCCTGGTCTCCATGCGTGTTGAAGTAATCGCCATACCAGGACCATCCGCCGACCAGGAAAGCGAGCAGAACACCGATCAACGAATCGCCCGCAACAAGCCCCGAGGCAAACAGCGTCCCTCGCATGGTCTTGCCTTCGACATCTTCCGGCTTGCTCCGTTTGTTAACAATCCATGCCACAATTCCACCCAACATGATAGGAGTAGACAGAGATGGTGGCAGGTAGAGGCCGATCGCAAACGGCAGTGCGCCATGTCCCAGCAATTCCACACAGATCGCGATCATGCCACCGACGATGATCGGCAGCCAGGGGAGGTTCTGATTCATGATACCGGAGACGACCGTCGCCATCACATTGGCCTGCGGGGCCATCATCGGAGCGCGACCGACGACCTCACCTTCGACAAAACCAAACGTCTCGCGAAGGAAAAACAGCATGGCGCCAATGACCAGAGCGGGGGCCGCCATACCGATAAGAGTGGTCAACTGCATCCTGATCGGGGTTCCGCCAAGGAGGAATCCGGTCTTGAGGTCCTGTGAGATATCACCCGACATACAGACAGCGATACAGACGATCGTGCCAACCATCATCGCGGCGACCATGCCGGTGATACCGGTATGTCCCAACCAGACCAGCAAGAGGCTCGTAATCAAAAGGGTGGCGATCGTCATGCCCGAAACCGGGTTCGAGGAGGATCCTACCAGACCGACAATGCGGGCCGCGACTACGACAAAAAAGAATCCGAAGATCACTGCGGCGATAATACCGACCGCCGGAAGGCCAGTTCCCGGAATCAAGGCAATACCCGCGGTGACTGCCAAAATGCCGAGAAGAACCCACTTCATTGGCAGATCGTAGTTGGTTCGGTCAATGCTGGCGTCAACCTTTTTGCCAACCAAAGAACGGAAGCCTTCCCGGAACGATGTCACGATGATCGGCATCGACTTGCTGAGCGAAATGAAGCCGCCCATCGTTACGGCGCCGACACCAATATACTTAATGTAGAA contains:
- a CDS encoding YbjQ family protein: MIVVTTNEIPGKRVVKVLGLAKGNTVRARHVGQDILAFLKNMIGGEVSNYTKLLAESREQALDRMVADAEALGANGIIMARFQTSMIMAGTAELLAYGTAVILEDER
- a CDS encoding RNA polymerase sigma factor encodes the protein MERVDNDTTLVMSIKSGDKKALAALVEKHKKMAFRTALGMVGNREDAYDISQEAFLRVYRSADTYDQKQPFLPWFHAIIANLSKTWLKRRQVAAKRSLPLEETDFLISDAATPEDQLIEAETIQRLRAALMQLDFDDREIITLQHFRGMSYDEIASTLGIPRGTVMSRLYYARKKLANLMRQTDG
- a CDS encoding DUF1028 domain-containing protein; this translates as MKLQALLIVALTVVVVEPAVARDNPLVSTYSIVAWDSATGEFGAAVQSHYFRVADVIWAEPGVGVVATQSFVDFSYGPLGLALMRNGKPATKALEGLLASDSTNQSRQVAMIDRFGRVATYTGPKCIDAAGHHVGKGYSCQANLMLKATVWDAMARAFEETSGSLADRMMAALEAAQREGGDIRGMQSAAILVVSGKPTGQIWRDRLIDLRVDDSPEPLKELRRLLDLNRAYRRVDRGDELVTEGKIDEAEVEYAEAAKLAPGNNEILYWEAVTLVENGRIEKALPIFKLVFKADSAWRELIPRLVKPGLLKDDPTTIELILKQ
- a CDS encoding M28 family peptidase; translation: MNGSRILLLLAVLASVSLVAAPTPYDITPTSIQAHIEVLASDSLEGREVGEPGEWKAAQYIAAQFKAAGLEPKGTDGYLQPFEFVKEISQGPKNRLSLNKARLTINEEWVPLPQSANMTFAFGEPVPVGYGIVTEDSSYNDYAGLNVEGKAVVIKRFAPPDSINPHVDFSKYSSLYDKIQTAINRKAAAIVFITPEGEDDSLRSMGLTHVTPKDIPIVLLRHKAMEKMEEPLNNPLLVALSGEVELIPVKDTGYNVLGYLPAKSDTTVVIGAHYDHLGWGNSASRYTEKEKKIHYGADDNASGTAGLLELAKYFASRQDQLHHSMLFSAYSGEEAGILGSSYYAQNATVELTKTRMMLNMDMIGRLKDQESGLAVFGTGTSVEFAAYFREMTREGLKMAFREPGTGPSDHTAFYNNSIPVLHFFTGAHVDYHKPSDTPDKIDYEGIFKVVSFVSDIAWHFDSLNAPLTFQKTKDPDEGKQRAAFKVTLGIMPDYIAQVKGVKVDGVSPDRPAERAGILKGDVIIKLGHLTIDDMSAYMNALGKFSKGDSTTVIVERGTDTLSLPIVFK
- a CDS encoding zinc-ribbon domain-containing protein produces the protein MSDRFCPQCGAKSTGDAKFCSECGTPVSASANKSAKPGGKSTAPKSGMRDLIIVVGVLAIVAVGYFLIVDRPEPPSPQPQQQAAQQPMQNIDPHAEENLSMAMLDSLPKDYNSLIQTAYHYHDMGSQTRNTQNFAIAAEIYRRALAIDSSDPNVRVDYGAVLHGMGLPQRSLEEFGKVLKTLPRHGVANFNMGIVHHDVGNSDSAKIYFNRYLEYEPNGPASQAARDFLKELGG
- a CDS encoding ComF family protein, whose translation is MSSRLVDHPLVGPLLEFAFPTLCLGCGEQTDSTIQVCDRCFSGIDRYTEPFCLTCKRQLFDRPDCPDCKSDSWLLFPYGNYVDPLKEIVISFKFRSLTGAADFAVEGICEQFSERIFSLEPTWLVPIPLYPMRQLIRGYNQAEILADKLGERLNLPVASDFLVRKKRRREQARLSEHERPANVHGVFEAMADADPGERVILVDDVVTSGATVAEARRILIEAGFDVPGCISLAHGL
- a CDS encoding tyrosine recombinase XerD translates to MFEIAVNDFLQHLRLERGVSANTLMAYRRDLLGFRKETNATDPRAISASIITGYFGKLNAKGSRPATLARKISSLKQFFEYLKERNMVAENPAQVYSAPKIARYHPDYLSPREIESIINAIDISTESGKRDRVIIEMLYGSGLRLSELQNLKIEDVEFEAGFVRVMGKGNKQRLVPLGEYARVALLSYLEASETGKAVSRPRVIVLSKLGKPCSRVGLWKIIKQMVRKAGLGKQVTPHTFRHSFATHLIEGGADLRVVQEMLGHADISTTEIYTRLDRDYIIAEHRKYHPRELAGPRNSGAKK
- a CDS encoding GGDEF domain-containing protein; the encoded protein is MTTLSPNIENITLENWLVPEIREPKSKPVYHFAVRQTGLSLDFHLQQFFRGSQVSFHYFSHFETLTEISRHFPLSAIMIGGKGDFYEEVQLVHSIKQNVFLSIVPVILFHPDPEVNSVVAAFENGAEEFIHGEWIDRLVEVRIRRVIERSRRDIAVNPSTQLPGTAIIEREIRHHLDMRTTFALCYADLDNFKAYNDYYGYHNGDKVVKLTARILRDVIFDICREGFVGHIAGDDFVFIIPNDLVDTACQWIIKTFDSVIPYRYELVDRERGFITTLNRKGQTEDYPLLTISIAVIINTQGQFHHLGELSKMLADLKKATKQLSGSNYLVERRQKY